One part of the Acinetobacter sp. XS-4 genome encodes these proteins:
- the gluQRS gene encoding tRNA glutamyl-Q(34) synthetase GluQRS: protein MTAVATQEKPSFSYSGRFAPSPTGPLHFGSLITAVASYCDAKAHQGKWLVRVEDTDIPRIYPGSEEHILTSLEAFQFEPDAEIIFQKNRLDIYESVLDQLKKEGLIYACQCTRKMLGSNAIYAGTCRNLNLDFKDQAIRVKVQDQQICFDDRLQGLHCSNLQHDLGDFVLKRRDGIINYQLAVVVDDYLQGITHVVRGSDLLDNTERQIWLSKLLGYPKLSYLHLPLAMNDQGQKLSKQNLAQALDLSKAPQLLQQAIQALGQPKVGLDQPKMMLKQAVAQWNIDLIPHGQELSGTYL, encoded by the coding sequence ATGACCGCTGTAGCTACTCAAGAAAAGCCTAGCTTTTCATACTCAGGTCGGTTTGCGCCCTCGCCAACCGGCCCTTTGCATTTTGGATCACTCATTACCGCCGTCGCCAGTTATTGTGATGCTAAAGCTCACCAAGGCAAATGGCTGGTTCGTGTCGAAGACACAGATATCCCTCGTATTTATCCGGGCAGTGAAGAGCATATCCTCACCTCACTGGAAGCCTTCCAGTTCGAACCCGATGCAGAAATCATCTTTCAAAAAAACCGTTTAGACATTTATGAAAGTGTACTAGATCAACTTAAAAAAGAGGGTCTAATCTATGCTTGTCAATGTACACGCAAAATGCTGGGTTCAAATGCAATCTATGCGGGCACATGCCGCAATCTCAATCTTGATTTTAAAGACCAAGCAATTCGGGTAAAAGTTCAAGATCAACAAATCTGTTTTGATGACCGACTACAAGGACTTCATTGCTCTAATCTACAACACGACCTTGGAGACTTTGTTCTTAAACGTCGTGATGGGATTATTAACTATCAACTTGCTGTCGTTGTGGATGATTATTTACAAGGCATCACCCATGTCGTTCGAGGCTCAGACCTATTAGATAACACCGAACGTCAGATTTGGCTTAGCAAACTCTTAGGATACCCTAAACTGAGCTATCTACACCTCCCTCTCGCCATGAATGATCAAGGGCAAAAGCTCTCTAAGCAAAACCTTGCTCAAGCACTCGATTTATCTAAAGCTCCTCAATTGCTGCAACAAGCCATCCAAGCATTGGGACAACCCAAGGTTGGTTTAGACCAGCCTAAAATGATGCTAAAGCAGGCTGTAGCACAGTGGAATATAGATTTAATTCCACATGGACAAGAGCTCAGCGGAACATACCTATAA
- the ftsW gene encoding putative lipid II flippase FtsW, whose translation MAGLAQTTIQKINHWYERILPKWPAEVTPRNVLIFCVVALLCIGSVMVASASMPYAEYMHENPFHYVIRHGISIVAAAVVAYLTYRISLNTWFKNTFPLWLLTMVLLLAALVVGSEVNGSTRWIKIGGFTLQPTEVAKVMMAIFTADYVVRRAKEVRTHWKGLLRLSGVMAITVGLIIAEPDLGATIVIVLMMVGVFFLAGAPPTQFLIMLGAIVTGIVFLILFEPYRFQRLISFTDPWADPLGVGYQLSNALMAFGRGEWFGTGLGHSVQKLSYLPEAHTDFMLAVLGEEFGFFGISIVIGLSFLMLACCIKIGHRALKHHYLRAGYLAYGISIIFLLQILVNAGMNMGLMPTKGLTLPFISYGGTSLMMCAAMISLILKIDASTQEVNPEREESNF comes from the coding sequence ATGGCAGGCTTAGCTCAGACCACAATCCAGAAAATCAATCATTGGTATGAACGGATATTGCCTAAATGGCCAGCGGAAGTGACGCCACGTAATGTCCTGATTTTCTGTGTCGTTGCATTATTGTGTATCGGTTCAGTGATGGTGGCATCTGCTTCGATGCCCTATGCTGAATATATGCATGAAAACCCGTTTCACTATGTGATTCGTCATGGTATTTCGATTGTCGCTGCGGCTGTGGTGGCATATTTGACCTATCGTATATCACTCAATACTTGGTTTAAAAACACTTTCCCGCTGTGGCTGTTGACCATGGTTCTGTTGCTTGCTGCTTTGGTGGTAGGTTCAGAAGTGAACGGTTCTACACGTTGGATTAAGATCGGTGGCTTTACTTTACAGCCAACCGAGGTTGCCAAAGTCATGATGGCAATCTTTACCGCAGACTACGTTGTGCGCCGTGCCAAAGAGGTTCGTACTCACTGGAAAGGCTTATTACGTTTAAGTGGGGTTATGGCAATTACGGTTGGTTTGATTATTGCTGAGCCTGACTTGGGTGCTACGATCGTAATTGTATTGATGATGGTCGGGGTATTCTTTTTAGCTGGTGCACCGCCAACACAGTTCTTAATTATGTTAGGCGCTATTGTAACCGGTATCGTATTTTTGATCTTATTTGAGCCGTATCGTTTCCAGCGTTTGATTTCGTTTACCGACCCATGGGCAGATCCATTAGGCGTGGGGTATCAGTTATCAAATGCATTAATGGCCTTTGGTCGTGGTGAGTGGTTTGGTACAGGCTTAGGGCACAGTGTACAAAAGTTATCTTATTTGCCAGAAGCACATACTGACTTTATGTTGGCGGTGTTAGGCGAAGAATTTGGTTTCTTTGGTATTTCGATTGTCATTGGTTTGTCTTTCTTGATGTTAGCATGCTGTATCAAAATTGGTCATCGTGCATTGAAACATCATTACCTTCGTGCAGGCTATTTAGCTTACGGTATCAGTATTATTTTCTTGCTCCAGATCTTGGTAAACGCGGGCATGAATATGGGTTTGATGCCGACTAAAGGTTTAACTCTGCCATTTATTAGTTATGGTGGTACATCTTTAATGATGTGTGCTGCGATGATTAGCTTGATCTTAAAGATTGATGCTTCAACCCAAGAAGTAAATCCAGAAAGGGAAGAATCAAACTTCTAG
- the murD gene encoding UDP-N-acetylmuramoyl-L-alanine--D-glutamate ligase: MLIQRGGLKVVAGLGISGVSAVNFLHEQGYQVAVTDSRPTPPGSDQIPAGVKTSFGQLDQELLLQAEEIILSPGLAPQLPEIQAAIAQGISVVGDIQLLRRATEVPIVAITGSNAKSTVTTLIGLMAKDAGKKVAVGGNLGRPALDLLKDQPELLVLELSSFQLETTSHLNAEVAVVLNMSEDHLDRHGDMWGYHQAKHRIFQGVKKVIFNRDDALSRPLVPDTTPMQSFGLNAPDLNQYGVLRDGDGALWLARGLQRLIKSSDLYIQGMHNVANALACLALGEAIGLPMESMLETLKQFKGLEHRCEYVRTVHDVRYYNDSKGTNVGATLAAIDGLGAAIEVKKGKVALILGGQGKGQDFGPLRSSIEKYAKVVVLIGEDAPVIEQAIQGATKTLHAATLKEAVELCQRETQAEDVVLLSPACASFDMFKSYNDRGQQFVACVNSLV; encoded by the coding sequence ATGTTAATACAACGTGGTGGATTAAAAGTTGTCGCAGGCTTGGGAATATCAGGCGTTTCTGCTGTTAATTTCCTGCATGAACAAGGCTACCAAGTTGCAGTAACAGATTCTCGTCCCACACCGCCTGGTTCTGACCAGATTCCAGCTGGCGTTAAAACCAGTTTCGGTCAACTTGACCAAGAATTATTATTACAAGCAGAAGAAATTATTTTAAGCCCAGGCCTTGCACCGCAATTACCAGAAATTCAGGCAGCTATTGCTCAAGGGATTTCAGTAGTAGGTGACATTCAATTATTACGCCGTGCGACTGAAGTGCCTATTGTGGCTATTACGGGTTCTAATGCGAAAAGTACAGTAACGACTTTAATTGGTTTAATGGCTAAAGATGCAGGTAAAAAAGTTGCTGTGGGTGGAAACCTAGGACGCCCAGCTCTAGACTTGCTAAAAGATCAACCAGAGTTACTTGTACTTGAGCTATCCAGTTTTCAGCTAGAAACTACATCTCATTTAAATGCTGAGGTTGCTGTAGTTCTTAACATGAGTGAAGACCATCTAGATCGTCATGGTGATATGTGGGGTTATCACCAAGCAAAACACCGTATTTTCCAAGGCGTTAAAAAAGTTATATTTAACCGCGATGATGCTTTAAGTCGCCCTCTTGTTCCAGATACAACACCGATGCAAAGCTTTGGTCTAAATGCACCAGACTTAAATCAATATGGTGTTTTAAGAGATGGAGATGGCGCGCTTTGGCTTGCACGTGGTTTGCAGCGTTTAATTAAAAGCTCAGATTTATATATTCAAGGCATGCACAATGTAGCCAATGCTTTAGCTTGTTTAGCATTAGGTGAAGCAATTGGCTTGCCTATGGAATCTATGCTTGAAACGTTAAAACAATTTAAAGGATTAGAGCACCGCTGTGAGTATGTGAGAACTGTACATGATGTGCGTTATTACAATGACTCTAAAGGAACCAACGTTGGTGCTACACTTGCAGCAATTGATGGTTTAGGCGCTGCAATTGAGGTTAAGAAAGGGAAGGTTGCCTTGATTTTAGGTGGGCAGGGTAAAGGTCAAGATTTTGGTCCATTACGTTCTTCTATCGAAAAATATGCCAAAGTTGTGGTATTGATTGGTGAAGATGCTCCAGTTATTGAACAAGCAATTCAGGGCGCAACCAAAACTTTGCATGCAGCAACACTCAAAGAAGCTGTAGAGCTGTGTCAACGTGAAACACAAGCTGAAGATGTGGTGTTGTTATCACCAGCCTGTGCAAGTTTTGATATGTTTAAAAGTTATAATGACCGTGGTCAGCAGTTTGTTGCCTGTGTCAATTCGTTGGTTTAA
- a CDS encoding DUF6587 family protein produces the protein MIQYLIIAVLVIWSTVVVFKKVFPKTANSVFSTLSVFCEKQGWITLAKWLKPKMTFGCAGGCGCSSEDKPTNTVQEIKPIKWQ, from the coding sequence ATGATTCAATATCTGATTATTGCAGTTTTAGTGATTTGGAGTACTGTAGTTGTTTTTAAAAAGGTATTTCCAAAAACAGCAAATTCAGTCTTTTCTACACTATCTGTATTTTGTGAAAAGCAGGGTTGGATAACCTTGGCAAAATGGCTTAAACCAAAAATGACCTTTGGTTGTGCTGGTGGCTGTGGTTGTTCAAGCGAAGATAAACCTACGAATACAGTTCAAGAAATTAAGCCGATTAAATGGCAATAA
- a CDS encoding ferrous iron transporter B translates to MSDALRIALVGNPNCGKTSLFNHLTGTRQKVANYAGVTVERKVGHFQLPSGRAVRVLDLPGTYSLNATSPDEVITRDVCLGKIAEEGQQDAFLCVVDATNLKLHLGLVLEMIGLGRPILLVLNMMDEARRRGIQINTQKLSQRLGVPVVETVAVRNAGIENLLHALDQEKYSVPQTELSGLTGTHHQKIDMIFKDVVHYVEQGDKRTDFLDRIFLHPILGLLSLALMMFIVFQAVFAWAAPFMDGIEGFFGWLGEVIGSVITQPLLHSLVVDGIIAGAGGVVVFLPQILILFFFILVLEESGYLPRAAFLLDKLMFQAGLSGRAFIPLLSSFACAVPGIMATRSISDPRDRFTTIMVAPLMTCSARLPVYALLIAAFIPEKMVWGIFNLQGLVLFGLYMAGIVSALCVSFLMKFFQKDKSQHALLLELPSYRFPDLKSVGIGLLDRAKIFLKRVGGIIFALSILLWFLCTFPQPPEGATLPAIDYSFAGMLGHLIQPLFAPIGFNWQICIALIPAMAAREVVVAALGTVYALSATSDDAVAQGLSHLISADGSGWSLATGLSLLVWFIYAPHCLATLATVRRETGSWKHVSVMTAYLFGLAYLASFVTYQIASHYWG, encoded by the coding sequence ATGAGTGATGCGTTACGTATTGCCCTTGTGGGAAACCCGAACTGTGGTAAAACCTCTCTTTTCAACCATTTAACTGGAACTCGACAAAAAGTTGCAAACTATGCGGGTGTAACTGTTGAGCGTAAAGTAGGTCATTTTCAGTTACCTTCGGGCCGAGCAGTGCGTGTACTCGATTTACCGGGTACATATAGTTTAAATGCAACTAGTCCTGATGAAGTTATTACTCGTGACGTTTGTTTGGGTAAGATTGCAGAAGAAGGGCAGCAAGATGCCTTTTTGTGTGTGGTTGATGCCACTAACTTAAAATTGCATTTAGGGCTGGTGCTGGAAATGATTGGACTAGGTCGTCCGATTTTACTTGTACTGAATATGATGGATGAAGCACGTCGTCGCGGCATCCAAATTAATACTCAAAAGTTATCTCAACGTTTGGGTGTGCCAGTTGTTGAAACAGTTGCTGTTCGTAATGCGGGTATTGAAAATTTACTACATGCCCTTGATCAAGAAAAATACAGTGTGCCACAAACTGAATTGAGTGGCTTAACAGGGACTCATCATCAAAAAATCGATATGATTTTTAAAGATGTTGTTCATTATGTTGAGCAGGGCGATAAGCGTACTGATTTTCTAGATCGAATTTTCTTGCATCCAATTTTAGGTTTACTAAGCCTTGCGCTCATGATGTTTATTGTGTTCCAAGCAGTTTTTGCGTGGGCAGCTCCATTCATGGATGGCATTGAAGGTTTCTTTGGCTGGTTGGGTGAGGTAATAGGAAGTGTGATTACACAGCCACTACTGCATAGCTTGGTTGTTGATGGAATTATTGCTGGTGCAGGTGGCGTAGTTGTGTTCTTGCCACAAATTCTGATCTTATTCTTCTTCATTTTAGTATTAGAAGAATCAGGTTATTTACCGCGTGCAGCATTCTTGCTTGATAAATTAATGTTTCAAGCTGGTTTAAGCGGGCGAGCTTTTATTCCGTTACTTTCAAGCTTTGCCTGTGCAGTACCAGGAATTATGGCTACGCGTAGTATTAGTGACCCTCGTGACCGCTTTACGACCATTATGGTTGCGCCATTAATGACCTGTTCGGCACGTTTGCCAGTATATGCCTTGCTGATTGCTGCATTTATTCCAGAGAAAATGGTCTGGGGTATTTTCAACTTACAAGGTCTGGTGCTATTCGGTCTGTATATGGCTGGTATTGTGAGTGCGCTTTGTGTTTCATTTTTAATGAAATTCTTCCAAAAAGATAAATCTCAACATGCCTTATTGCTAGAGCTACCGAGTTATCGCTTTCCTGATTTAAAAAGTGTGGGAATCGGTTTGCTGGACCGTGCAAAGATCTTCTTGAAACGCGTCGGCGGAATCATTTTTGCGCTCTCTATTTTGCTATGGTTTTTGTGTACTTTCCCACAACCACCAGAAGGGGCGACATTACCTGCCATAGATTATAGTTTTGCCGGTATGCTCGGACACCTTATTCAACCTTTATTTGCTCCAATTGGTTTTAACTGGCAAATCTGTATTGCTTTAATTCCAGCTATGGCTGCGCGTGAAGTTGTGGTTGCAGCATTAGGTACAGTTTATGCCTTGTCTGCAACGAGTGACGATGCAGTAGCTCAAGGTTTGTCGCATTTGATTAGTGCGGATGGTTCGGGCTGGTCTTTGGCCACAGGTTTGTCGCTTTTAGTGTGGTTCATTTATGCTCCACATTGTTTGGCTACATTGGCAACAGTACGCCGTGAAACAGGTTCATGGAAACATGTTTCTGTTATGACTGCCTATCTGTTCGGTTTGGCTTATTTGGCATCGTTTGTTACCTATCAAATTGCTTCCCACTATTGGGGTTAA
- a CDS encoding FeoA family protein produces MRLSALKVKQAATITKVNRIEVESDQQDLVAIRLESLGFVPGTRVEVITKGIFGGDPILIQIGFTRFALRKAEAEKIEILIEEGVPA; encoded by the coding sequence GTGCGTTTATCAGCTTTAAAAGTGAAGCAAGCGGCGACCATCACCAAAGTGAATCGGATAGAAGTAGAGTCCGATCAGCAAGATTTGGTCGCAATTCGTTTGGAAAGTCTGGGTTTTGTACCAGGCACACGAGTGGAAGTGATTACCAAGGGTATTTTTGGTGGTGATCCGATCTTGATCCAAATTGGCTTTACTCGTTTCGCTTTGCGTAAAGCAGAAGCGGAAAAAATTGAAATTCTAATAGAAGAAGGAGTACCCGCATGA
- the xerD gene encoding site-specific tyrosine recombinase XerD: protein MLNKKPRIPSPVQIPEYLSFLQGFRDYLVAQTVSPHTRNAYLSDLIQCSELHKKIALPEWTSDDIADVLIELTKAGKSPRSIARCLSALRQFYKFLREQKLRSDNPVATHHSPKIGRALPKDLSEEDVEALIQAPDINTALGLRDRAMFEVLYACGLRVSELLNLRLELINLKQGYLRVTGKGNKERLVPLGQFACEWVERYLSNARPQLYKSSTDYLFLTQHGGIMSRQNFWYAIKRYALQANIQAELSPHTLRHAFATHLLNHGADLRVVQMLLGHSDLSTTQIYTHVAQVRMQQLHEKHHPRG from the coding sequence ATGTTGAATAAAAAACCGCGTATTCCAAGCCCAGTTCAAATTCCTGAATATTTAAGCTTTTTACAAGGTTTTCGCGACTATTTAGTCGCTCAGACAGTAAGTCCCCATACACGAAATGCTTATTTATCAGACCTTATTCAATGCAGCGAACTCCATAAAAAAATTGCTCTTCCAGAGTGGACAAGTGATGATATTGCAGATGTTCTTATTGAACTGACAAAAGCAGGGAAAAGTCCGCGCTCGATTGCCCGCTGCTTATCTGCCCTACGTCAGTTTTACAAATTTTTACGTGAACAAAAGTTACGTAGTGACAATCCGGTTGCAACCCATCACTCTCCAAAAATTGGACGAGCATTACCCAAAGATCTATCTGAAGAAGATGTAGAAGCGCTAATCCAAGCACCCGACATTAATACAGCACTTGGCTTACGTGATCGAGCAATGTTTGAAGTGCTTTACGCCTGCGGTTTACGCGTTTCAGAGTTACTTAACTTGCGACTAGAACTCATTAATTTAAAACAAGGCTATTTACGTGTTACAGGTAAAGGCAATAAAGAACGTTTGGTTCCGTTAGGACAATTCGCCTGTGAATGGGTAGAACGCTATTTAAGTAATGCTCGACCTCAACTCTACAAAAGCTCAACTGACTATCTTTTTTTGACTCAACATGGCGGAATTATGAGTCGTCAGAACTTTTGGTATGCTATTAAACGCTATGCGCTTCAAGCCAATATTCAAGCTGAACTCTCACCTCACACTTTACGTCACGCCTTTGCAACGCATCTGCTCAATCATGGCGCTGACTTACGTGTAGTACAAATGTTACTGGGTCATAGCGATTTATCTACAACACAAATCTATACGCATGTTGCACAAGTACGAATGCAACAATTACATGAAAAACATCACCCTAGAGGATGA
- a CDS encoding DsbC family protein encodes MSFTRSQIFLACTLASSLLFSACSKENKPQKEDALTATAPATGEASTIIERNDKQRLIETLQKQFKNANINAKILDIKPTEVPNLYWVNLEGMTSIYTTSDGKYLIQGDVIRLGGKELHNIGDNLQASENKKHLAALKNEDLIVYPAKGKAKHVIYVFTDASCPYCHKLHEHIPEINEKGIEVRYIAWPRGEQFMPTMEAVWCSADRKAAFSQAVQGVNIPPAQCKNPVREQYQLGLNMGVNGTPAIYSVDGEYLGGYLTPDELIKRLDK; translated from the coding sequence ATGTCTTTTACCCGCTCTCAAATTTTTCTTGCCTGCACGCTGGCATCTAGCCTTTTGTTCAGTGCTTGCTCTAAAGAAAACAAACCACAAAAAGAAGATGCGCTCACAGCGACTGCACCTGCTACAGGGGAAGCTTCAACCATTATCGAACGTAATGATAAGCAGCGCTTGATCGAAACTTTGCAGAAACAATTTAAGAATGCAAATATCAACGCCAAAATTTTAGATATCAAGCCGACAGAAGTTCCTAATTTGTACTGGGTAAATCTCGAAGGGATGACATCGATTTATACAACCAGTGATGGAAAATATTTAATTCAGGGTGATGTAATCCGATTAGGAGGCAAAGAGCTTCATAATATTGGAGATAATCTTCAAGCTTCAGAAAATAAAAAGCATCTTGCTGCGTTAAAAAATGAAGATCTTATTGTCTACCCTGCAAAAGGTAAGGCTAAACACGTGATTTATGTGTTTACCGATGCAAGTTGTCCTTATTGCCATAAGCTACATGAGCACATACCTGAAATTAATGAAAAGGGTATTGAGGTACGCTATATTGCTTGGCCACGTGGCGAGCAATTTATGCCGACCATGGAAGCTGTATGGTGTAGCGCAGATCGTAAAGCTGCCTTTAGCCAAGCAGTACAAGGGGTTAATATTCCACCTGCTCAATGTAAAAACCCTGTTCGAGAACAATATCAACTTGGCTTAAACATGGGTGTAAATGGTACACCTGCTATTTATAGTGTTGATGGTGAGTACTTAGGTGGATATCTAACACCAGATGAATTAATTAAACGTCTGGATAAATAA
- a CDS encoding homoserine dehydrogenase, translated as MKPVRLAILGLGTVGGGALKLLQENAAEIKRRTGREIQITHVGTRRPRPDLELEGIKQSADLLDIVRQPDVDVVVEVMGGIHPAYEIIMEAIKHGKQVVTANKALLAEHGNELFKAAEDNAVQIAYEAAVAGGIPIIKVIREGLAANHIEWLAGIINGTGNFILTEMREKGRAFDDVLKEAQELGYAEADPTFDVEGIDAAHKLTILASCAFGIPLQFDKVYTEGISKITAQDVKYAEELGFRIKHLGIARRAEKGIELRVHPTLIPDEQLIANVNGVKNAVLVQAHAVGPTLYYGAGAGAGPTASAVVADVIDIVRDISYTEDGAGTIPQLAFEALTNVPILSREEMTTGYYIRLNAEDQTGVLADVTTILSRAGISIDAIMQQSRLKDLIPIVILTDPIVESKMDEALAQIQALPAIRGEIVRIRLESLDS; from the coding sequence GTGAAACCAGTTCGCCTGGCAATACTCGGTCTAGGAACCGTAGGTGGAGGAGCCCTTAAACTACTACAAGAAAATGCCGCTGAAATTAAACGTCGCACCGGTCGAGAAATTCAAATTACCCACGTTGGAACACGTCGTCCTCGTCCAGATCTCGAGCTGGAAGGGATTAAACAAAGCGCAGATTTACTTGATATCGTTCGCCAACCAGATGTTGATGTGGTTGTAGAAGTCATGGGTGGTATCCATCCTGCTTACGAAATTATCATGGAAGCAATCAAACACGGCAAACAAGTCGTGACTGCAAATAAAGCTTTACTTGCTGAACATGGCAATGAACTATTTAAAGCAGCCGAAGATAATGCTGTACAAATTGCTTATGAAGCAGCAGTTGCTGGCGGTATTCCAATTATTAAAGTCATCCGCGAAGGCCTTGCTGCAAACCATATTGAATGGTTGGCAGGCATCATCAACGGTACAGGCAACTTTATTCTGACTGAAATGCGTGAAAAAGGTCGTGCATTTGATGATGTATTAAAAGAAGCTCAAGAACTTGGTTATGCAGAAGCAGATCCAACTTTTGATGTTGAAGGTATTGATGCTGCGCACAAGCTTACAATTTTAGCGTCTTGTGCTTTTGGTATTCCTCTTCAGTTTGATAAGGTTTATACCGAAGGTATTAGTAAAATTACCGCACAAGATGTGAAATATGCCGAAGAACTTGGTTTCCGCATTAAACACCTCGGAATTGCACGTCGCGCTGAAAAGGGTATTGAACTACGTGTTCACCCAACGCTCATTCCAGATGAACAGCTTATTGCAAATGTAAACGGTGTTAAAAATGCTGTTTTAGTTCAAGCACATGCTGTAGGCCCTACACTTTATTACGGCGCTGGTGCTGGTGCTGGTCCAACAGCTTCTGCTGTTGTTGCCGATGTAATTGATATTGTTCGTGACATCTCTTATACCGAAGACGGTGCAGGAACAATTCCTCAGTTGGCTTTTGAAGCATTAACCAATGTGCCAATTTTAAGTCGTGAAGAAATGACCACAGGTTATTACATCCGCTTAAATGCAGAAGATCAAACTGGCGTACTTGCAGATGTTACTACCATCTTAAGCCGCGCTGGAATTAGTATTGATGCCATCATGCAACAATCTCGTTTAAAAGACCTTATTCCAATCGTGATTCTGACCGATCCAATCGTTGAATCTAAAATGGATGAGGCTCTTGCACAAATCCAAGCCTTACCTGCAATTCGTGGCGAAATCGTAAGAATTCGTTTAGAATCGCTCGATAGTTAA
- the thrC gene encoding threonine synthase: MSNANRYTGLVDRYRDRLPVSATTRAISLGEGNTPLIKLENIPRIIGKDVEIYVKYEGLNPTGSFKDRGMTMAVTKAVEEGSKAIICASTGNTSAAAAAYAARAGIKAFVLIPEGKIAMGKMAQAMMYGAITMQIRGNFDDGMRLVKEVADQAPVTIVNSINPYRLQGQKTIAYEIVEALGRAPDYHCLPVGNAGNITAHWMGYTEAVANQPADQFEQVIYDAATDQFTGPKPEGLPTMVGYQASGAAPFLRGAPVENPETVATAIRIGNPQSWNHAKAVVRDSKGWFDELQDSEILEAQRLLSMYEGVFVEPASAASIGGAIRDIKAGKIAEGSVIVCTVTGNGLKDPDTAIKQCADAVMLSIDATMSQVKDSILSNM; the protein is encoded by the coding sequence ATGTCTAATGCCAATCGTTATACTGGTCTTGTAGATCGTTATCGTGACCGTTTGCCAGTTTCGGCAACTACTCGTGCTATCTCTTTGGGTGAAGGCAACACCCCACTCATTAAACTTGAGAATATTCCACGTATTATTGGCAAAGATGTTGAAATTTATGTGAAATATGAGGGCTTAAACCCAACTGGTTCATTTAAAGACCGTGGTATGACCATGGCTGTAACCAAAGCGGTTGAAGAAGGCTCTAAAGCGATTATCTGTGCATCTACTGGTAACACTTCTGCTGCTGCTGCTGCTTATGCTGCACGTGCAGGTATCAAAGCATTTGTTTTGATTCCAGAAGGCAAAATTGCAATGGGTAAAATGGCACAAGCGATGATGTATGGTGCGATCACTATGCAAATCCGTGGTAACTTCGATGATGGTATGCGTCTTGTAAAAGAAGTTGCTGATCAAGCTCCTGTAACGATTGTAAACTCAATCAACCCTTACCGTTTGCAAGGTCAAAAAACTATTGCTTATGAAATCGTTGAAGCTTTAGGCCGTGCACCTGATTATCACTGCTTACCTGTAGGTAACGCGGGTAACATCACAGCTCACTGGATGGGTTATACCGAAGCTGTAGCAAATCAACCTGCTGATCAGTTTGAACAAGTGATTTATGATGCAGCTACTGATCAATTCACTGGTCCAAAACCTGAAGGTTTACCAACAATGGTTGGTTACCAAGCTTCTGGCGCAGCTCCATTCTTACGTGGTGCTCCAGTTGAGAACCCAGAAACAGTTGCAACTGCAATTCGTATTGGTAATCCACAAAGCTGGAACCATGCAAAAGCTGTAGTACGCGACTCTAAAGGCTGGTTCGATGAACTTCAAGACAGCGAAATTTTAGAAGCTCAACGCTTACTTTCTATGTATGAAGGTGTATTTGTTGAGCCAGCGTCTGCCGCTTCTATTGGCGGTGCGATTCGCGACATTAAAGCAGGTAAGATTGCTGAAGGTTCTGTCATTGTATGTACAGTAACTGGTAATGGCTTGAAAGATCCTGACACTGCAATCAAACAATGTGCTGATGCAGTTATGTTGTCAATTGACGCAACAATGAGCCAAGTAAAAGATTCAATTTTATCTAATATGTAA